One segment of Panulirus ornatus isolate Po-2019 chromosome 33, ASM3632096v1, whole genome shotgun sequence DNA contains the following:
- the ZnT63C gene encoding proton-coupled zinc antiporter SLC30A1 isoform X3, with the protein MGRYTGKKCRLLTMFVMTATFFLVELIVGYITNSMALVADSFHMLSDVLALVIAFLSVKMSPKKWSKNTFGWARAEVLGALVNSVFLLALCFSIFVESLKRLYETEELHNPQMILIVGVIGLIINLIGLGLFHEHGHGHSHGGHGHSHGSHENKLSTINALVATDDNENDERFTPPLTSPQKHGEENNKSASQMNMRGVFLHVLSDAMGSVIVIISALVVWLTNWEYSMYIDPALSLCLVTLITLSTWPLLKVSALILLQTVPTHIQVDGIQKQLLNVDGVLAVHEFHVWQLAGERIIASAHIRCRNLKDYMVLAEKIKKMFHEEGIHSTTIQPEFVEFEDDGASASIDSAEDCILDCPSKDKDGCVANTCCGLSKQHNSCSSITGPDTTSALQLSNCLLLQRRDSSF; encoded by the exons ATGGGTCGGTACACAGGCAAGAAATGTCGACTACTGACTATGTTCGTCATGACTGCCACTTTCTTCCTTGTGGAGCTAATAGTTGGTTATATCACCAACTCCATGGCATTAGTGGCCGACAGTTTTCACATGCTGAGTGATGTCCTCGCTCTTGTTATAGCCTTCCTCAGTGTCAAG ATGTCGCCCAAAAAATGGAGTAAAAACACTTTTGGTTGGGCAAGAGCTGAAGTATTAGGAGCTCTTGTAAACAGTGTCTTTCTTCTTGCTCTCTGCTTCTCAATATTTGTGGAATCGCTAAAAAG ATTATATGAAACGGAAGAATTACATAATCCACAAATGATACTAATAGTTGGAGTAATTGGGCTGATAATCAACTTAATAGGCCTTGGGCTGTTCCATG AGCATGGACATGGTCACAGTCATGGAGGGCATGGTCACAGTCATGGAAGCCATGAAAACAAACTATCTACCATCAATGCCCTGGTAGCTACAGATgacaatgaaaatgatgaaagattTACCCCTCCACTAACGAGTCCACAGAAACATGGGGAGGAAAATAACAAAAGTGCCTCCCAGATGAACATGAGAGGGGTGTTCCTACATGTGCTTTCAGATGctatgg GTTCGGTCATTGTGATAATCAGTGCGCTGGTTGTCTGGCTAACTAATTGGGAATACTCTATGTACATTGACCCAGCACTATCTCTCTGCTTGGTGACTCTCATCACTCTCAGTACCTGGCCTTTATTGAAAGTATCTGCTCTTATTCTACTACAGACAGTTCCTACTCATATTCAG GTTGATGGCATACAAAAGCAGTTGTTGAATGTTGATGGTGTTCTGGCAGTCCATGAATTCCATGTTTGGCAGTTGGCAGGCGAGAGAATTATTGCTTCTGCTCATATCAG ATGTCGCAACCTGAAGGATTACATGGTTCTAGCTGAGAAGATAAAGAAGATGTTCCATGAAGAGGGTATTCATTCAACTACTATACAGCCAGAGTTTGTCGAGTTTGAGGATGATGGTGCCTCTGCTTCTATTGACTCGGCAGAAGATTGTATTCTAGATTGCCCATCAAAAGATAAAGATGGTTGTGTGGCAAACACCTGCTGTGGGCTCTCCAAACAG CATAACTCGTGTTCATCCATAACTGGACCAGATACCACCTCGGCACTCCAACTAAGTAATTGTTTGTTGCTGCAAAGGCGTGACTCTTCATTTTAG
- the ZnT63C gene encoding proton-coupled zinc antiporter SLC30A1 isoform X2 encodes MGRYTGKKCRLLTMFVMTATFFLVELIVGYITNSMALVADSFHMLSDVLALVIAFLSVKMSPKKWSKNTFGWARAEVLGALVNSVFLLALCFSIFVESLKRLYETEELHNPQMILIVGVIGLIINLIGLGLFHEHGHGHSHGGHGHSHGSHENKLSTINALVATDDNENDERFTPPLTSPQKHGEENNKSASQMNMRGVFLHVLSDAMGSVIVIISALVVWLTNWEYSMYIDPALSLCLVTLITLSTWPLLKVSALILLQTVPTHIQVDGIQKQLLNVDGVLAVHEFHVWQLAGERIIASAHIRCRNLKDYMVLAEKIKKMFHEEGIHSTTIQPEFVEFEDDGASASIDSAEDCILDCPSKDKDGCVANTCCGLSKQTDGVPIVSSTCRQRNSIEVHIGTQGENAVDGATEGGYLLVPTTVNHVSSV; translated from the exons ATGGGTCGGTACACAGGCAAGAAATGTCGACTACTGACTATGTTCGTCATGACTGCCACTTTCTTCCTTGTGGAGCTAATAGTTGGTTATATCACCAACTCCATGGCATTAGTGGCCGACAGTTTTCACATGCTGAGTGATGTCCTCGCTCTTGTTATAGCCTTCCTCAGTGTCAAG ATGTCGCCCAAAAAATGGAGTAAAAACACTTTTGGTTGGGCAAGAGCTGAAGTATTAGGAGCTCTTGTAAACAGTGTCTTTCTTCTTGCTCTCTGCTTCTCAATATTTGTGGAATCGCTAAAAAG ATTATATGAAACGGAAGAATTACATAATCCACAAATGATACTAATAGTTGGAGTAATTGGGCTGATAATCAACTTAATAGGCCTTGGGCTGTTCCATG AGCATGGACATGGTCACAGTCATGGAGGGCATGGTCACAGTCATGGAAGCCATGAAAACAAACTATCTACCATCAATGCCCTGGTAGCTACAGATgacaatgaaaatgatgaaagattTACCCCTCCACTAACGAGTCCACAGAAACATGGGGAGGAAAATAACAAAAGTGCCTCCCAGATGAACATGAGAGGGGTGTTCCTACATGTGCTTTCAGATGctatgg GTTCGGTCATTGTGATAATCAGTGCGCTGGTTGTCTGGCTAACTAATTGGGAATACTCTATGTACATTGACCCAGCACTATCTCTCTGCTTGGTGACTCTCATCACTCTCAGTACCTGGCCTTTATTGAAAGTATCTGCTCTTATTCTACTACAGACAGTTCCTACTCATATTCAG GTTGATGGCATACAAAAGCAGTTGTTGAATGTTGATGGTGTTCTGGCAGTCCATGAATTCCATGTTTGGCAGTTGGCAGGCGAGAGAATTATTGCTTCTGCTCATATCAG ATGTCGCAACCTGAAGGATTACATGGTTCTAGCTGAGAAGATAAAGAAGATGTTCCATGAAGAGGGTATTCATTCAACTACTATACAGCCAGAGTTTGTCGAGTTTGAGGATGATGGTGCCTCTGCTTCTATTGACTCGGCAGAAGATTGTATTCTAGATTGCCCATCAAAAGATAAAGATGGTTGTGTGGCAAACACCTGCTGTGGGCTCTCCAAACAG ACTGATGGGGTGCCAATTGTCTCCTCAACCTGTCGCCAGCGCAATAGTATTGAAGTTCATATTGGTACCCAAGGTGAAAATGCTGTTGATGGTGCCACAGAGGGGGGCTACCTGCTTGTGCCTACCACGGTCAATCATGTTTCATCTGTTTGA
- the ZnT63C gene encoding uncharacterized protein ZnT63C isoform X1, whose translation MGRYTGKKCRLLTMFVMTATFFLVELIVGYITNSMALVADSFHMLSDVLALVIAFLSVKMSPKKWSKNTFGWARAEVLGALVNSVFLLALCFSIFVESLKRLYETEELHNPQMILIVGVIGLIINLIGLGLFHEHGHGHSHGGHGHSHGSHENKLSTINALVATDDNENDERFTPPLTSPQKHGEENNKSASQMNMRGVFLHVLSDAMGSVIVIISALVVWLTNWEYSMYIDPALSLCLVTLITLSTWPLLKVSALILLQTVPTHIQVDGIQKQLLNVDGVLAVHEFHVWQLAGERIIASAHIRCRNLKDYMVLAEKIKKMFHEEGIHSTTIQPEFVEFEDDGASASIDSAEDCILDCPSKDKDGCVANTCCGLSKQVKSASKEELRFTSIKQNGVPSLALKELPLQQKVSLDLPDVSRAYSHACSPRWIPPNANATASDEENCTCTQISQASVINKCAETPIDMDDTGGIDKEGSSCLGHNAASRDPTESSCQCVDTKDLTGRDKLHSTSRCHETVSRNKKSSHNCRDISNVESKLPKVFHKKNLQNTSNMNGLSYQKSYMSSVAVVIEETEAADFSASVRL comes from the exons ATGGGTCGGTACACAGGCAAGAAATGTCGACTACTGACTATGTTCGTCATGACTGCCACTTTCTTCCTTGTGGAGCTAATAGTTGGTTATATCACCAACTCCATGGCATTAGTGGCCGACAGTTTTCACATGCTGAGTGATGTCCTCGCTCTTGTTATAGCCTTCCTCAGTGTCAAG ATGTCGCCCAAAAAATGGAGTAAAAACACTTTTGGTTGGGCAAGAGCTGAAGTATTAGGAGCTCTTGTAAACAGTGTCTTTCTTCTTGCTCTCTGCTTCTCAATATTTGTGGAATCGCTAAAAAG ATTATATGAAACGGAAGAATTACATAATCCACAAATGATACTAATAGTTGGAGTAATTGGGCTGATAATCAACTTAATAGGCCTTGGGCTGTTCCATG AGCATGGACATGGTCACAGTCATGGAGGGCATGGTCACAGTCATGGAAGCCATGAAAACAAACTATCTACCATCAATGCCCTGGTAGCTACAGATgacaatgaaaatgatgaaagattTACCCCTCCACTAACGAGTCCACAGAAACATGGGGAGGAAAATAACAAAAGTGCCTCCCAGATGAACATGAGAGGGGTGTTCCTACATGTGCTTTCAGATGctatgg GTTCGGTCATTGTGATAATCAGTGCGCTGGTTGTCTGGCTAACTAATTGGGAATACTCTATGTACATTGACCCAGCACTATCTCTCTGCTTGGTGACTCTCATCACTCTCAGTACCTGGCCTTTATTGAAAGTATCTGCTCTTATTCTACTACAGACAGTTCCTACTCATATTCAG GTTGATGGCATACAAAAGCAGTTGTTGAATGTTGATGGTGTTCTGGCAGTCCATGAATTCCATGTTTGGCAGTTGGCAGGCGAGAGAATTATTGCTTCTGCTCATATCAG ATGTCGCAACCTGAAGGATTACATGGTTCTAGCTGAGAAGATAAAGAAGATGTTCCATGAAGAGGGTATTCATTCAACTACTATACAGCCAGAGTTTGTCGAGTTTGAGGATGATGGTGCCTCTGCTTCTATTGACTCGGCAGAAGATTGTATTCTAGATTGCCCATCAAAAGATAAAGATGGTTGTGTGGCAAACACCTGCTGTGGGCTCTCCAAACAGGTAAAGAGTGCCTCCAAGGAGGAGCTTAGGTTCACTAGCATCAAGCAAAATGGAGTACCCTCTCTTGCCTTAAAGGAATTACCGCTTCAGCAGAAAGTATCCTTGGACCTACCAGATGTTTCAAGGGCTTATTCCCATGCATGTTCCCCTCGGTGGATTCCCCCAAATGCTAATGCTACTGCTTCTGATGAGGAAAATTGTACCTGTACTCAGATTTCCCAAGCTTCTGTAATAAACAAATGTGCTGAAACTCCTATAGATATGGATGATACAGGAGGCATTGACAAAGAAGGTAGTTCATGTCTTGGTCATAATGCAGCAAGTAGGGACCCAACTGAAAGTTCATGTCAGTGTGTTGATACAAAAGATTTAACAGGCAGAGACAAACTTCATAGTACAAGTCGGTGTCATGAAACAGTAAGTAGAAACAAAAAAAGTTCACATAATTGCAGAGATATAAGTAATGTAGAAAGTAAGCTGCCCAAAGtttttcacaaaaaaaatctCCAGAACACCTCGAATATGAATGGACTTTCTTACCAGAAGAGTTACATGTCATCAGTAGCAGTAGTTATTGAAGAAACAGAGGCAGCAGATTTCTCTGCATCTGTACGACTATAA